Proteins found in one Methylobacterium sp. CB376 genomic segment:
- a CDS encoding histidine kinase, with protein sequence MAGERGPRGCILIAEDEALIGIELADQLVLRGFTVAGPFPTCSQAEEWLRANEPVAAVLDNALADGPCEALARDLESRGIPFLVYSGYDHTATLPVVFQRVPWIRKPAPVEVVLAGLTALLKDE encoded by the coding sequence ATGGCCGGTGAACGCGGTCCGCGCGGTTGCATCCTCATCGCCGAGGACGAGGCTCTCATCGGCATTGAGCTTGCCGATCAGTTGGTGCTGCGTGGCTTCACGGTTGCCGGCCCATTCCCGACCTGTTCTCAAGCCGAAGAGTGGCTGCGGGCCAACGAGCCGGTTGCTGCGGTTCTCGACAACGCGCTCGCGGATGGGCCGTGCGAGGCGCTCGCGCGCGATCTTGAGAGCCGCGGAATCCCGTTCCTGGTCTATAGCGGCTATGACCACACGGCGACACTGCCGGTCGTGTTTCAGCGCGTCCCCTGGATCAGGAAGCCGGCACCTGTCGAAGTTGTTCTCGCCGGCCTGACCGCACTGCTCAAGGATGAGTAG
- a CDS encoding PRC-barrel domain-containing protein, giving the protein MRTYYVFQAASSPDLRGYTYDPTGERLPAQHGPWTRLLQLGPDEAWTQDVSRAVVAGGILESGYYLWGPVDQSGSLKPIIESDRVEGTAVFNRDNHQIGTIQRLLIEKVSGRVLYVDVTFGGFMGLGVHHLTIPWGILTYDKELEGYHTDITENQVEGAPAFYSEDRVWPGPEREEQLRKYWNSVAQRAG; this is encoded by the coding sequence ATGAGAACGTATTACGTCTTCCAAGCTGCAAGCTCCCCCGACTTGCGCGGGTACACCTACGATCCCACAGGCGAGAGACTGCCCGCCCAACATGGTCCGTGGACCCGCCTCCTGCAGCTAGGCCCTGATGAGGCGTGGACCCAAGACGTGAGCCGAGCGGTGGTGGCCGGCGGCATCTTAGAGAGTGGCTATTACCTGTGGGGTCCCGTCGATCAATCCGGTTCGTTGAAGCCCATTATCGAGAGTGATCGCGTCGAAGGGACGGCTGTGTTCAACCGGGATAATCATCAGATTGGCACAATCCAGCGGCTGTTGATCGAGAAGGTGAGCGGGCGCGTCCTCTATGTGGATGTGACGTTCGGGGGATTTATGGGTCTGGGCGTCCATCATCTCACGATCCCGTGGGGAATATTGACCTATGATAAAGAACTTGAGGGCTACCATACGGACATCACGGAAAATCAGGTCGAAGGCGCGCCGGCCTTCTACAGTGAAGACCGAGTCTGGCCGGGCCCCGAGCGAGAAGAGCAGCTAAGAAAGTACTGGAACAGTGTCGCTCAACGGGCCGGTTGA
- a CDS encoding type 1 glutamine amidotransferase domain-containing protein, whose translation MLGNKVLVVATSHAELGSSGHRTGVWLEELATPYYVLQDGGADITLVSIRGGEIPFDPRSVPAEAGRGPGDKPADQQEVPASVRRFLADERARAVAKNSPALTSVDPQAFDAVFLPGGHGPMWDAANDDTLARIIGSMIDAGKFVAAVCHGPAGLVRAKRRDGHPIVEGRRVSAFTNTEEEAVGLTKVVPFLLEDRLKELGGKFERGPDWQPYAVRDGNLITGQNPQSSDLVGRHVLQALSL comes from the coding sequence ATGCTAGGCAACAAGGTGCTGGTCGTCGCCACCTCGCATGCGGAGCTCGGCTCAAGCGGCCATCGCACCGGCGTGTGGCTGGAGGAGCTCGCCACCCCCTACTACGTCCTGCAGGACGGTGGTGCCGACATCACGCTGGTGTCGATCCGTGGCGGCGAGATCCCCTTCGACCCCCGCAGCGTACCGGCCGAGGCCGGCCGGGGACCCGGTGACAAACCCGCCGACCAGCAGGAGGTACCGGCGTCGGTCCGGCGCTTCCTCGCGGATGAGCGAGCCCGAGCGGTAGCGAAGAACTCTCCGGCTCTGACGAGCGTGGATCCGCAGGCGTTCGATGCCGTGTTCCTACCGGGTGGACACGGACCGATGTGGGATGCGGCCAACGATGACACGCTCGCGCGGATCATCGGCTCCATGATCGATGCCGGCAAATTCGTTGCGGCGGTCTGCCATGGCCCTGCGGGCCTCGTGCGCGCTAAGCGTCGAGACGGGCACCCCATCGTCGAGGGCCGTAGAGTGAGCGCCTTCACCAACACGGAAGAGGAGGCAGTCGGATTGACCAAGGTTGTTCCTTTTCTGCTGGAGGACCGGCTGAAGGAGCTCGGCGGCAAGTTCGAGCGTGGTCCGGACTGGCAGCCCTATGCGGTGCGGGACGGCAACCTGATCACGGGCCAGAACCCGCAATCCTCGGATCTCGTCGGCCGCCACGTGCTCCAAGCTCTGTCGCTCTGA